The proteins below come from a single Pseudanabaena sp. BC1403 genomic window:
- a CDS encoding GlsB/YeaQ/YmgE family stress response membrane protein, which yields MEFIWFILIGLVAGALAGQIVRGGGFGVLGDIIVGIVGALLGGFLFNTFGVSTGGGLLGSLIVATIGAVVLLYGIRLVRSA from the coding sequence ATGGAATTTATTTGGTTTATTTTGATCGGACTCGTGGCTGGAGCTTTAGCTGGTCAGATCGTCCGTGGTGGAGGCTTTGGTGTGCTGGGCGACATTATTGTCGGGATTGTCGGTGCATTGTTGGGCGGCTTCCTATTTAATACATTTGGTGTCTCTACAGGCGGCGGCTTACTTGGCAGCTTGATCGTGGCAACCATTGGTGCGGTGGTTTTACTATATG
- a CDS encoding general stress protein has translation MIGQFKRATGTFSNHQKAESALSELRDSGFNMDQISIIGNNVDRNSDITAEQQVQHLNDLDNKVGEGAATGAASGVAVGGLTGLLVGLGLVAIPGVGPVMLAGAVATTLATTLTGGAIGAAAGGLIGGLVGLGIPKDRAKVYSDRVDQGEYLVMVDGSEQEIHRAEAILQRHGIHEWGIYDSANASSRTGEVSLR, from the coding sequence ATGATCGGACAATTCAAGCGGGCTACAGGTACATTTTCTAATCATCAAAAAGCTGAATCGGCTCTCAGTGAATTGAGAGACAGTGGATTTAATATGGATCAAATTTCGATCATTGGGAATAATGTCGATCGCAATTCTGACATTACTGCTGAGCAACAAGTCCAGCATCTCAACGATCTTGACAACAAAGTGGGTGAAGGTGCTGCAACAGGCGCTGCATCTGGTGTTGCCGTTGGAGGATTAACGGGGCTACTAGTTGGACTAGGACTTGTGGCTATTCCTGGAGTTGGGCCAGTGATGTTGGCTGGCGCTGTGGCTACGACTCTGGCTACTACGCTAACGGGTGGTGCGATCGGTGCAGCCGCAGGTGGACTCATTGGCGGATTAGTTGGCTTAGGCATTCCTAAAGACCGTGCCAAAGTATATAGCGATCGCGTAGATCAAGGAGAATACTTAGTGATGGTTGACGGTTCAGAGCAAGAGATTCATCGAGCCGAAGCAATTTTACAACGTCACGGTATCCATGAATGGGGTATTTATGATTCTGCTAATGCTTCTAGTAGAACAGGCGAAGTGTCTTTGAGATAG
- a CDS encoding BON domain-containing protein: MNTKIASLLLTNVLLVTVVACTDARTTSEAPAPSSSPTASPQNTQAAMDDAQSATRKKQLDSDIRAREQRNDAMGDTTKRPDSDLASEVRSKLEANIPKGNLTVESKDANVVVSGTVPLLNDLDKVKSLAMEIKGVKTVTIKAIVASN, translated from the coding sequence ATGAACACAAAAATTGCTTCATTACTACTAACTAATGTCCTCTTAGTTACAGTAGTAGCTTGCACCGATGCTCGAACTACCTCCGAAGCTCCTGCTCCTAGTAGCAGCCCTACTGCCTCACCACAAAACACTCAAGCAGCTATGGATGATGCTCAAAGTGCAACTCGTAAAAAACAATTGGATTCTGATATCCGCGCCCGTGAACAACGCAATGATGCAATGGGTGACACGACAAAACGACCTGATAGCGATCTTGCTAGCGAAGTTCGGAGTAAGTTAGAGGCGAATATCCCTAAAGGTAATTTGACTGTAGAGTCTAAAGATGCAAATGTCGTCGTATCAGGAACCGTTCCTTTACTAAATGACCTTGATAAAGTCAAAAGTTTGGCAATGGAAATCAAAGGAGTTAAGACTGTCACGATTAAGGCAATCGTTGCATCTAATTAA
- a CDS encoding DUF1269 domain-containing protein, with translation MSSLIAVGFKDEFTADVVILELRKLQKEHLIDLEDAAIVIRNKDGKVKIKQTQELTAEGALSGGFWGLLFGFIFFNPLLGWAVGAIAGGISGALTDIGIDDNFIREVGSTIEPSTSAIFVLVRRATPDKVLEDLSRFEGKVLKTSLSNEDEAKLQAILTK, from the coding sequence ATGAGTAGTCTAATTGCTGTTGGTTTTAAAGATGAATTCACTGCTGATGTAGTTATATTGGAACTCCGAAAGCTGCAAAAAGAGCATCTAATTGATTTAGAAGATGCAGCGATCGTGATCAGAAATAAAGATGGAAAAGTAAAGATTAAGCAGACTCAAGAGCTGACTGCTGAGGGAGCATTAAGCGGGGGCTTCTGGGGGCTACTATTTGGCTTTATTTTTTTTAATCCTCTCTTGGGTTGGGCTGTTGGTGCGATCGCAGGTGGGATTTCTGGTGCATTGACAGATATCGGGATTGATGACAACTTTATCCGAGAAGTGGGCAGTACCATTGAGCCCAGCACCTCAGCAATTTTTGTGTTAGTCAGGAGAGCTACACCTGACAAAGTATTAGAAGATCTCAGCAGGTTTGAAGGCAAAGTTCTAAAGACTTCTCTCTCAAATGAAGATGAGGCAAAGCTACAAGCTATTCTCACAAAATAA
- a CDS encoding PRC-barrel domain-containing protein, protein MRNGKGMIGKPIVAYDSGEEFNSIVDLVFDQESNQLLGFLVDESGWFSDALVLPLTNVQAIGADAVIVASRDAIDSAREFPQIQNILERDNTLKGTRIMTLDGRDLGTMVDLYFDDTSGAIEGYEVSGGIFADAYSGRSFVPAPDTLKIGEDIAFVPSETADLMQEQVGGIRGAMQTASGKVQEMAQFTGEKAQEAAQFTGEKFQEATTFAGTSFTNAIVDTEEQEAFILGKVSQKTVETTDGIALIHEGQIVNSSHILAARNLNMTNELYHATGGRVTERLGDRLSGTITGIGANIGIEQAQGRRVNKMIFTPEGSVVAVEGQIVTPKVIERAKTHHQEQALLEAVGLTTGDALRVTGSNVGQQVKDGAKGLWEQVKETASNLQDHGTQAYEDKRIKGALGRPVTRVILDRNDEVILNVGELITHQAIAISRDADVLEVLLDSVYTETPTLSLDDLRAPESGKAALS, encoded by the coding sequence ATGCGCAATGGTAAAGGGATGATTGGTAAGCCTATAGTCGCCTATGACTCTGGGGAAGAATTCAACTCAATTGTGGACCTGGTTTTTGATCAAGAGAGTAATCAATTATTAGGTTTTCTTGTTGATGAGAGTGGTTGGTTTAGTGATGCGTTGGTATTGCCTTTAACTAATGTTCAGGCGATCGGCGCTGATGCCGTAATTGTAGCATCCAGAGATGCGATAGATTCTGCTAGAGAATTCCCACAGATTCAGAATATTTTAGAAAGAGATAATACCTTGAAAGGCACGAGGATCATGACTCTTGATGGGCGTGATTTGGGGACAATGGTTGACCTTTACTTCGATGATACTAGTGGCGCGATCGAAGGATATGAAGTGTCTGGTGGTATCTTCGCGGATGCCTACTCTGGACGTTCTTTTGTTCCTGCTCCTGACACCCTCAAGATTGGTGAAGATATTGCCTTTGTGCCTTCTGAAACTGCTGATCTAATGCAAGAGCAAGTAGGCGGAATTAGAGGTGCTATGCAAACTGCAAGTGGGAAAGTGCAGGAAATGGCGCAATTTACAGGAGAAAAAGCTCAAGAAGCAGCGCAATTTACAGGTGAGAAGTTTCAAGAAGCGACTACATTTGCAGGTACTAGCTTTACTAATGCTATTGTTGACACCGAAGAACAAGAAGCTTTTATATTAGGAAAAGTTTCTCAAAAAACTGTAGAAACTACCGACGGCATAGCTTTAATTCATGAAGGACAGATTGTGAATTCATCACATATCTTGGCTGCTCGGAACCTGAATATGACCAACGAACTCTATCATGCAACGGGAGGACGTGTGACAGAGAGACTGGGCGACAGATTGTCAGGTACTATTACAGGTATTGGCGCAAATATTGGTATTGAGCAAGCCCAAGGTCGGCGAGTGAACAAGATGATTTTTACGCCTGAAGGCTCAGTTGTGGCTGTGGAAGGTCAAATTGTGACTCCAAAAGTAATTGAAAGAGCCAAGACTCATCATCAGGAACAAGCTCTGTTAGAAGCAGTTGGGTTAACCACTGGCGATGCTTTGCGAGTTACTGGGTCTAATGTCGGACAACAGGTCAAGGATGGAGCTAAGGGACTATGGGAGCAGGTAAAAGAAACTGCAAGTAATTTGCAAGATCATGGCACTCAAGCATACGAGGATAAAAGAATTAAAGGTGCTTTGGGTCGTCCTGTAACTCGTGTGATTCTCGATCGCAATGATGAGGTGATTCTCAATGTCGGGGAATTAATTACCCATCAGGCGATCGCTATTTCCCGCGATGCTGATGTCCTAGAAGTTCTATTGGACTCAGTTTATACTGAGACACCAACGCTCTCTCTAGATGACTTACGCGCTCCTGAGTCTGGCAAAGCTGCTTTAAGCTAA
- a CDS encoding HAD-IIB family hydrolase → MHYLILATDYDGTLAENGKVSEATLDALKRLQKTGRKLILVTGRQLEDICDVFPEVDLFDCVVAENGAVIYFPTTREELLLGSLPPENFLRALRSRNIDPLSIGKVIVATWEPNENEVLTTIRELGLDLQVIFNKGAVMVLPAGVNKAAGLSEALSKMGLSVRNTVAVGDAENDLAFLKLCEFSVAVSNALPSVKSEVDWVTQASRGDGVVELIERLLTLDLTEDLRESSILPDRHRILLGKLDANQDIYIQPLNHNILLAGISGGGKSTLATGLIERFIDKGYQVCIIDPEGDYQPFEQTVVLGNAQQIPTSAEVLTALSKPEQNLIVNLMGVKIDDRPLFLAQLLPSLLEMRVRTGRPHWIVIDEVHHMFPSTWDAAVTLPQSVNGILMVTVHPEHVATSALLLVDTLIAVKSPMQTFTDFCNAIGHQLPIAPLPTELASGSGVAWLLNTKEQPFEFEVILPLQERQRHMRTYAEGNLGSDRCFFFRGEGGKLNLKAQNLIMFIQLAEGVDDHTWLYHLHLHDYSNWLQNSIKDKSLAKEVREIETTSYLSPVDSRDRIKSAIENRYTLPA, encoded by the coding sequence ATGCACTATTTAATATTAGCTACAGATTACGATGGAACCTTAGCAGAGAATGGGAAAGTATCAGAGGCGACTCTAGATGCACTTAAACGATTACAAAAAACTGGACGGAAGCTGATTTTAGTTACAGGAAGACAGCTAGAAGATATTTGCGATGTATTTCCCGAAGTAGATTTATTTGATTGTGTCGTGGCTGAAAATGGAGCCGTAATCTACTTCCCTACAACTCGCGAAGAATTATTGCTAGGTAGTTTACCTCCTGAAAATTTTTTACGGGCTTTGCGATCGCGTAATATCGATCCCCTCTCTATCGGCAAAGTAATCGTCGCAACATGGGAACCCAACGAAAACGAAGTACTGACTACAATTAGAGAACTGGGACTAGATCTACAGGTGATCTTTAACAAAGGGGCAGTGATGGTTTTGCCAGCGGGAGTTAACAAGGCTGCGGGGCTTAGTGAAGCATTAAGCAAAATGGGATTGTCTGTCCGAAATACAGTAGCGGTAGGAGATGCTGAGAATGATCTTGCTTTCCTGAAATTATGTGAGTTTTCTGTAGCCGTATCTAATGCCTTACCTTCGGTGAAGAGCGAAGTGGATTGGGTGACTCAAGCAAGTCGAGGTGATGGTGTAGTTGAATTAATCGAGCGATTATTAACCCTAGACCTTACAGAAGATCTGCGAGAATCTTCAATTTTGCCTGATCGCCATCGTATCTTATTAGGAAAGCTTGATGCCAACCAAGATATCTATATTCAGCCGCTAAATCACAATATTCTATTAGCGGGCATTTCTGGTGGTGGCAAATCGACTCTAGCGACGGGATTGATCGAGAGATTTATCGATAAAGGCTATCAGGTCTGCATCATAGATCCTGAGGGTGACTATCAACCATTTGAACAGACAGTAGTATTAGGAAATGCTCAGCAGATTCCTACTTCAGCAGAAGTTTTGACAGCTTTGAGTAAACCAGAACAGAACCTAATCGTTAATTTAATGGGTGTAAAAATCGACGATCGCCCGTTATTTCTTGCACAATTACTACCTTCTCTACTAGAAATGCGTGTACGGACAGGTAGACCGCATTGGATCGTCATTGACGAAGTGCATCATATGTTCCCTTCGACATGGGACGCAGCTGTGACTTTACCCCAGTCTGTCAATGGCATTTTGATGGTTACAGTTCATCCTGAACATGTGGCGACCTCGGCTTTATTGCTAGTTGATACATTGATTGCGGTAAAGTCACCAATGCAAACATTTACTGATTTTTGTAATGCCATAGGACATCAGCTACCGATTGCTCCGTTACCCACAGAACTTGCATCAGGATCAGGAGTAGCTTGGCTTCTCAATACCAAAGAGCAACCATTTGAATTTGAAGTAATTCTCCCCTTGCAAGAACGTCAACGGCATATGCGAACCTATGCTGAAGGTAATTTGGGTAGCGATCGCTGTTTCTTTTTTAGAGGCGAAGGTGGCAAGTTAAATTTAAAAGCGCAAAATCTCATTATGTTTATTCAGCTTGCCGAAGGAGTTGACGATCACACTTGGCTATATCATTTACATTTGCATGATTACTCAAATTGGCTACAAAATTCAATTAAAGACAAATCCTTAGCAAAAGAGGTCAGGGAGATTGAAACAACTTCGTATCTTTCACCTGTTGATAGTCGAGATCGCATTAAATCTGCGATCGAGAACCGATACACCTTGCCTGCTTGA
- the gvpA gene encoding gas vesicle structural protein GvpA translates to MAVEKVNSSSSLAEVIDRILDKGIVIDAWVRVSLGGIELFSIEARVVIASVETYLKYAEAVGLTTSTAVNKSYS, encoded by the coding sequence ATGGCAGTCGAGAAAGTCAACTCTTCCTCTAGCTTGGCGGAAGTCATTGATCGCATTTTGGATAAGGGCATCGTCATTGATGCATGGGTAAGAGTCTCTTTGGGGGGAATCGAACTATTTTCAATCGAAGCTCGTGTAGTTATTGCCTCGGTAGAAACATACCTCAAGTATGCTGAAGCTGTTGGTTTGACGACATCGACGGCAGTAAACAAAAGTTATTCATAA
- a CDS encoding chlorophyll a/b-binding protein, protein MQTNNPQAEAAEVMMRNSWITGFTPQAELWNGRLAMIGFVSAIAIELLTHHGVLRFWGILSSGVVPGS, encoded by the coding sequence ATGCAAACTAACAACCCACAAGCTGAAGCTGCCGAAGTAATGATGCGTAATTCATGGATTACAGGATTTACTCCTCAAGCAGAACTTTGGAACGGTCGTCTTGCTATGATTGGCTTTGTATCTGCGATCGCAATTGAATTGTTGACCCATCATGGGGTTCTGCGTTTCTGGGGTATTTTATCGTCAGGGGTAGTTCCAGGTTCATAG
- the lpdA gene encoding dihydrolipoyl dehydrogenase, with amino-acid sequence MSDKFDYDLIIIGAGVGGHGAALHAVACGLKTAIVEDGVMGGTCVNRGCIPSKALLAASGRVREMRAKSHLKALGIEVGEVNFDRGAIASHADNLVLKLRGDLTNSLKRLGVNILEGRGRVAGVQKVSVGDKTYTTKDIILATGSEPFVPRGIQIDGKTVYTSDQAVRLETLPQWVAIIGSGYIGLEFADVYTALGSEVTMIEALDVLMPGFDPDIAKIAERVLLKPRDIETRTGVFATKITAGSPVKIELTDAKTKKVIEVLEVDACLVATGRIPLTKDLGLETVGIAPNQRGFIDVDDTMATSVPHLWAIGDATGKMMLAHAASAQGIVAVENICDRPATVDYQSIPAAAFTHPEVSFVGLTEPQAKEKGAAEGFKVGTAKSYFKGNSKAIAEGETDGLAKIVYREDTGELLGVHIIGIHASDLIHEASAAIRDRQTVQKLATIVHAHPTLSEVLDEAYKRAAHI; translated from the coding sequence GTGTCGGACAAATTTGATTACGATTTGATCATTATTGGCGCTGGTGTTGGTGGACATGGCGCAGCCCTCCATGCAGTCGCTTGTGGCTTAAAAACAGCGATCGTTGAAGATGGTGTGATGGGCGGAACCTGCGTCAATCGCGGTTGTATTCCTTCAAAGGCACTATTGGCGGCTTCGGGACGTGTACGGGAAATGCGAGCAAAGTCTCACCTTAAAGCGTTAGGAATTGAGGTAGGTGAAGTGAATTTTGATCGCGGCGCGATCGCAAGTCATGCCGACAACTTAGTACTGAAATTGCGCGGCGACTTGACCAATAGCCTCAAACGATTAGGCGTAAATATTTTGGAAGGTCGTGGTCGTGTAGCAGGTGTGCAAAAAGTCAGCGTTGGCGATAAGACTTACACCACCAAAGACATTATTCTTGCCACTGGTTCCGAGCCATTTGTTCCTCGCGGTATTCAAATCGATGGCAAAACCGTCTATACAAGCGATCAGGCTGTACGTTTAGAAACCTTGCCCCAATGGGTCGCGATTATCGGTAGCGGCTATATCGGTCTCGAATTTGCGGATGTCTATACGGCGCTTGGTTCTGAAGTAACGATGATCGAAGCTTTGGATGTATTGATGCCAGGATTCGATCCTGATATTGCCAAGATTGCCGAGCGCGTATTGCTGAAGCCTCGCGACATCGAAACCAGAACTGGCGTATTTGCCACCAAAATTACCGCAGGTTCACCTGTCAAGATTGAGCTAACTGATGCTAAGACCAAGAAAGTTATTGAGGTCTTAGAAGTAGATGCTTGCTTAGTCGCCACAGGTCGGATTCCGCTAACTAAGGATCTTGGTTTAGAAACTGTGGGTATTGCGCCAAATCAACGCGGATTTATTGATGTTGATGACACAATGGCAACTTCAGTTCCACATCTATGGGCAATCGGTGATGCTACTGGCAAAATGATGTTAGCTCATGCTGCTTCGGCTCAAGGTATTGTCGCTGTCGAAAATATTTGCGATCGCCCTGCAACAGTCGATTATCAGAGCATTCCTGCGGCGGCGTTCACCCATCCTGAAGTTAGCTTTGTCGGCTTGACCGAACCACAGGCAAAGGAAAAGGGTGCGGCGGAAGGCTTTAAGGTTGGCACTGCTAAGTCTTACTTTAAGGGCAATTCCAAAGCGATCGCAGAGGGAGAAACCGATGGTCTCGCGAAGATTGTTTACCGTGAAGATACTGGCGAGCTTTTGGGTGTGCATATCATTGGTATCCATGCTTCGGACTTGATTCATGAGGCATCGGCAGCAATACGCGATCGGCAAACGGTGCAGAAGTTAGCGACGATTGTTCACGCGCACCCAACGCTCAGCGAAGTCTTGGATGAGGCTTACAAACGCGCCGCACATATTTAA
- the accC gene encoding acetyl-CoA carboxylase biotin carboxylase subunit, whose product MAPIAKLLIANRGEIALRIIRTCEELGIPTVAVYSDVDRNSLHVQLAHEAVCIGDSPSSKSYLNIPNIISAALTHNATAIHPGYGFLSENARFAEICADHNLMFVGPSPNSIRSMGDKSTAKKTMQKAGVPTIPGSEGLIESEEQAIKIAEDIGYPVMIKATAGGGGRGMRLVINPDDLLRLLRAAQGEAEAAFGNGGVYIEKVIEEPRHIEVQILADMHGHVVHLGERDCSIQRRHQKLLEEAPSSAVNPKLRERMGDAAVKAAKAINYLGVGTVEFLLDKYGKFYFMEMNTRIQVEHPVTEMITGIDLIAEQLRVAQGEKLRFQQKEIEIRGHAIECRINAEDPDHNFRPNPGRISGYLPPGGPGVRMDSHVYTDYVIPPYYDSLIAKLIVWGSDRNAAILRMKRALRECAITGVPTTIPFHQKVLDDEEFRLGHVYTNYVPLLQARLAEQE is encoded by the coding sequence ATGGCTCCCATCGCCAAACTACTGATTGCCAATCGAGGTGAAATTGCCCTCCGAATTATTCGGACTTGCGAAGAACTCGGAATTCCGACAGTTGCTGTTTATTCCGATGTTGATCGCAACTCTTTGCATGTACAACTAGCCCATGAAGCTGTCTGCATTGGCGACTCGCCCAGCAGCAAAAGCTATCTAAATATTCCCAATATTATTTCGGCAGCTCTTACCCATAATGCCACTGCTATTCACCCTGGCTATGGCTTCTTATCAGAAAATGCCAGATTTGCCGAAATTTGTGCTGATCATAACTTGATGTTTGTGGGGCCAAGCCCTAACTCGATCCGCTCAATGGGCGATAAGTCCACTGCCAAAAAGACGATGCAGAAAGCGGGCGTGCCGACTATTCCTGGAAGTGAAGGCTTAATCGAGTCGGAAGAGCAAGCGATCAAAATTGCTGAAGATATTGGCTACCCCGTCATGATTAAGGCGACAGCAGGTGGTGGCGGTCGCGGTATGCGTCTGGTCATCAATCCTGATGATTTATTACGTTTATTACGTGCTGCCCAAGGCGAGGCAGAAGCAGCTTTTGGGAATGGTGGGGTCTATATTGAGAAAGTCATTGAGGAGCCACGCCATATTGAAGTGCAAATCTTGGCGGATATGCATGGTCATGTGGTGCATTTGGGGGAAAGAGATTGCTCGATCCAACGTCGCCACCAAAAACTACTAGAAGAAGCGCCTAGCAGTGCCGTCAATCCAAAATTGCGTGAAAGAATGGGTGATGCGGCGGTAAAGGCGGCTAAAGCGATTAATTATCTCGGTGTGGGTACTGTCGAGTTTTTACTGGACAAATACGGCAAGTTTTATTTCATGGAAATGAATACTCGTATCCAAGTCGAGCATCCTGTAACGGAGATGATCACGGGTATTGACTTGATTGCCGAGCAGTTACGAGTTGCCCAAGGCGAGAAGCTGCGATTCCAGCAAAAGGAAATAGAGATTCGTGGTCATGCGATCGAATGTCGGATCAATGCCGAAGATCCCGATCACAATTTCCGTCCGAATCCTGGTCGCATCAGTGGATATTTACCTCCTGGTGGGCCTGGTGTTCGCATGGATTCCCATGTTTATACCGATTATGTGATTCCCCCCTATTATGATTCGCTGATTGCGAAGTTGATTGTCTGGGGTAGCGATCGCAATGCGGCGATTTTACGCATGAAGCGGGCTTTGCGGGAATGTGCCATTACAGGCGTACCAACGACGATTCCTTTTCATCAGAAGGTTTTAGATGATGAGGAATTTAGATTAGGGCATGTGTACACCAACTATGTGCCATTGCTGCAAGCGAGACTTGCGGAACAAGAATAA
- the gorA gene encoding glutathione-disulfide reductase, producing the protein MTSFDYDLFVIGAGSGGLAASKRAATFGAKVAIAEGDLVGGTCVIRGCVPKKLMVYASHFSHFPQEAAGYGWEIPAGKLDWSKLRDAIQTEVLRLNKLHISFLEKSNVELISGFAKFVDAHTVAVGDRQFTAERILIAVGGEAAKPNLAGMEYAITSKEMFLLPQFPQRFAVIGGGYIGTEFAGIMRGLGAEVTQIIRDHSILKGFDNDVRTNVQEGMVSHGINFHIGVDSESLTIAKHENDLTISFNDGDGNAQQINVDTVLAATGRKPNLAPLSLEQAGIEVVNGAIAVKEDSCTNQPHIYAIGDCTNRVNLTPVAIAEGRAFADTVYGHTPRFISHTNIPSAVFSQPEAATVGLSEEKARDLYGDRVKVYKTKFRPMFYSLAGGEAKTMMKLIVVGEEERVLGLQMVGKDAAEIIQGMSLVVTMGGCKKDLDNTMAMHPTAAEEFMTMR; encoded by the coding sequence ATGACAAGTTTTGATTACGATTTATTTGTGATTGGGGCGGGCAGTGGCGGACTTGCCGCCTCCAAACGTGCCGCCACATTTGGCGCAAAAGTTGCGATCGCAGAAGGTGACCTCGTAGGTGGTACTTGTGTGATTCGTGGCTGCGTACCCAAAAAGCTAATGGTCTATGCATCACATTTTTCGCATTTTCCTCAAGAGGCGGCAGGTTATGGCTGGGAAATTCCCGCAGGCAAGCTTGACTGGAGCAAACTCCGCGATGCTATTCAAACCGAAGTATTGCGCTTAAATAAACTGCACATTAGTTTTTTAGAGAAAAGTAATGTCGAGCTAATTTCAGGATTTGCCAAATTTGTTGACGCGCATACTGTGGCGGTAGGCGATCGCCAATTTACTGCCGAACGCATTCTGATCGCTGTCGGAGGTGAAGCCGCCAAGCCAAATTTAGCGGGTATGGAATATGCCATTACTTCCAAAGAAATGTTTTTATTGCCGCAATTTCCACAGCGTTTTGCAGTGATTGGGGGTGGTTATATCGGTACTGAGTTTGCAGGAATCATGCGCGGACTAGGGGCTGAGGTGACGCAAATAATTCGCGATCATTCAATTTTAAAAGGCTTTGATAACGATGTGCGAACCAATGTCCAAGAAGGGATGGTTAGCCACGGAATTAACTTTCATATTGGGGTTGACAGCGAATCCCTCACGATTGCTAAGCATGAGAACGATCTCACAATTTCCTTTAATGATGGTGATGGCAACGCCCAGCAAATCAACGTTGATACCGTTTTAGCGGCAACAGGTCGAAAACCAAATCTCGCGCCTCTAAGTTTGGAACAAGCAGGAATCGAAGTTGTTAATGGCGCGATCGCAGTCAAAGAAGATAGTTGCACCAATCAACCGCATATCTATGCGATCGGGGATTGTACCAATCGGGTGAATCTAACACCTGTTGCGATCGCAGAAGGTCGCGCCTTTGCTGATACGGTCTATGGTCATACGCCCAGATTCATCAGTCATACCAATATTCCCTCAGCAGTATTCTCTCAGCCCGAAGCCGCTACCGTTGGTCTATCTGAAGAAAAAGCACGAGATCTGTATGGCGATCGCGTAAAAGTTTATAAAACCAAATTTCGCCCGATGTTCTATAGCCTTGCTGGCGGAGAGGCAAAAACGATGATGAAACTAATCGTAGTCGGCGAAGAAGAACGGGTTTTGGGTCTACAAATGGTGGGCAAAGATGCCGCAGAAATCATTCAAGGCATGTCGCTAGTTGTAACGATGGGCGGTTGCAAAAAAGATCTTGACAACACGATGGCAATGCATCCCACTGCCGCCGAAGAATTCATGACGATGCGTTGA